The genomic stretch CGGCTTCGAGCTTCCGCGCGAGGGGAATCGCGTCGTGCTCCGATTTCTCAGTCCAGCCCTTCACGGCGACCTTGCCGTCCTTCGCGTCGATCCCGGCGGCGATCTTCGCCCCGCCGAAACGGGCGACGACTTTCTCGACGAACGCGATCGACTCGCACGCCTTCGTGCCGAGAATCACGCGGGTCACCCCGGTGTCGAGGGCGGCGGCGATCGTCTCCTCGTCGCGGAGGCCCCCGCCGAGCTCGACGGGGACGTTCCCCATCGCGGCGACGATCTTGCGGACATGGTCGAGATTGGCGGGCCGCCCGGTGAACGCCCCGTCGAGGTCGACGACGTGGAGCGCCTCGGCACCCTGATCCTTCCACGACTTCGCGAAGGCGGCGGGATCGTCGCCGTAGACGGTGCGGGCTTCCTTGCGGCCCTGTTCGAGGCGGACGACTTGACCTTCGAGGAGGTCGATGGCGGGGAAGATGATCATGGCGGGAGGGAGTGGAAAAAGGACGGGATTACGAGGCGAGCTTGGCGAAGTTGGAGAGGAGCTTCAGTCCGACGCGCTGGCTCTTCTCCGGGTGGAACTGGGTGGCGAAGAGGTTCCCCTTGCCCACGGCGCTGGCGAAGGAGAGACCGTATTCGGTCGTCATCGCGACGATCCCGGGATCTTCGGGGGCAGGATAGAAACTGTGGACGAAATAGACGTGGTCCCCGGTGACGACCCCTTCGGTGAAGAGCGAGGGGCGGACGATGGTGACCTCGTTCCAGCCCATCTGGGGGACCTTCAGGTCGGTCTTCGGGAAGCGGACGACTTTCCCCTTGAAGACGCCGAGGCCTTCGATGTCGGGGCCTTCCTCGCTTCCCTCGAAGAGCATCTGGTAGCCGAGGCAGATGCCGAAGAACGGCTTGTCCGCCGCGATCCATTCCTTGATCGGCTCCCAGAGGCCGGTCGCGCGGAGGTTCCCGACGCAGTCGGTGAAGGCCCCGACGCCGGGGAGGACGAGGCCGGTGAGGCCGTCGAGGCCCGAGGTGCCGGTGATGAAACGGGTCTTCGCCCCGACCGATTCGAGCGCCTTCTCGACGCTGCGCAGGTTCCCCATCCCGTAATCAATAATGCCGATCATCTTAGTCTCGATCCTCAGTCTGCTTCACGTTGTTTTACCAGATTGAACCCAACCACGCAGCAAGAGAGTGTCAACCTTTTCCCCCACGTCCCGGCTGAGCCGGAGCGTCGGCTTCTCCACGTAAAGATAGCCCAACCAGGCTACCAGGAGCGCGGAGAGCAAAAAGAACGGGAAAACGGCCAGGGCCGTGACCGTCCCGCCCGGCAGGAGAGGGCGGAGCTCCAGGTAGCCTCCGGCCCCGACGAGGAAAAGAACCGGGGCATGGGTCAGATAGAGCGGGAAGGAGATCTTCCCGAGGAAGCCGAAGCGATTCAATACGGCCTGCATCCGGGAGGAAGCCAATGCGACGCTGACCAAGAGAACCGCCCCGATTCCCCGCCAGAAGAGGGCCGCATCGATCGGAGGGAAGAAATGGGGGATGGAGAAGAACCGGCCCAGGTCGAAGAGGAGGAAGCGATAACCCGCGCCCGGATCGGCGGTCGAGGGGAAGGAGAGAAGATAAAGGGCGAGAACGAAGAGCGCGATCCGCCGCGCCGCATGGCCGAAGAGCGGGAGCGACGCAAAACGGCAGGAGCGGGAAGCAAGGCCGAGCCACGTCCCCACCAGCATGAAGAAGACGCTGTAGCCGAACCACGCCACCGTCAGGAGCCCCAGGAAAAGCATCCCCGCCCGGGCGGAGCGGCGGAAGAGGAGCATGACGGCGAGGATCATGACCGAGCCGAAGAACTCGGTCGGCATCGTCCAGAGGACGCCGCCGAGGTATTGGTGGGGATCGTCGCGCTTGAAGAAGGCGTTGAAGAAGGCCTCGCGCAGGAGTTCCCCGACGCCCAGGTGGGGGATGACCCGGTCGGTCCCTCCCTGGTAGGGCGAGTGCGATTGGGCGAGGATCGTCCCGGCGAAGTCGAGATTCAGCGCGATCAGGAGCCAACCGAAGAGGCAGGCGCAGAAGACAACCCCGGCCAGCCGGACATAGCGCCGCGCCAACGCCCCGAGGAAGGTCGGCGCTCCGTAAAAGGCGGAGACTAGGACGTAGCCGCTGAGGACGAAGAAGACCTCGACCATCCCGCTCCCCTGATAGAGGAGATTGAACGGGGTGACGGCGATCCCCGGCTCGAACCCGAGCCGGGAGGTCGCCGCCGTCCCCTCGATCAACCCCCAATCGAAGAGGCAAAAAAAGTGGTGGAACACCACCACGACGGCAGCGATGCCGCGCAGGGCATCGAGGTAGACCATGCGCCCCCCGGCTCCGGAGCCCGCTCCCTTTTCCTTCGGCAAGGGCGAAGGCAGGGGCTCGGGAACATTCATGGCCGTCCGGGAAACGGAATCAGAGCGTACCCTTGGTGCTGGGGACACCCTTCACGCGGGGATCACGGGACATCGCGACGTCGAGGGCCTTGGCCAGCCCCTTGAAGACGCCCTCGATGAGGTGGTGGACTTCCGAGGTGTAGAGGACCTCGACATGGAGAGTGAGGCCCGCGTGCTGGGCGAGGCCGCGGAGGAATTCCTCGGTGAGCTGCGCGGGGAAATCGCCCGCCTTGAGGCGGATGAGGGGGGCGTTCTTCGGCACCTTGAAGACGACGAGGGGGCGGCCGCTGAAATCGAGGGCGACGCGGACGAGGGTCTCGTCCATCGGGAGGTAGAAGAAGCCGTAGCGGCGGATGCCGGAGCGATCGCCCAGCGCCTTGTTGATCGCCTGGCCGAGGGCGATGCCGGTGTCCTCGACAGTGTGATGGAAGTCGACCTCGATGTCGCCCTTCACGTGGAGGTCGAGGTCGATCACGGCATGCTTCGCCAGGAGCGTCAGCATGTGGTCGAAGAACGGGACGCCGGTGGAAATCTTCGATTTACCCGAGCCGTCGAGGTCGAGGGAGAGGCGGATGTCGGTCTCGGCTGTCTTCCGGGTGAGGGAAGCGCGGCGGGACGGCTTGGAAGGACGGGCGGGGGCTTTCTTGCTCATGGACGGGAGGAGACTAAGCGCCCCTCAGACTCTTTGCAATCACAGGCCATGAAACGACGATCTTAACCGACATCATTTCCCCACTAACGGATCGGACATAAAATGAAGCCGTGAGAACTTCTTAAAATCCTCTTCCTTAAAGCCAAGCAAGATCATGATTTGCCGCACATTGAATGGAATGCTTTCAATAGGGAAATGTCTTGAAAGTATCGCATCCCCCTCTCGAACCCGTACCGCAATGATCTGATTGGAAGAGATCGGCATAACCTTGGACTGATCGAGGGCCTTGAGCAACTTGAGACATTCCGCAGCCTTATTACTGCTGTCTAACTCAGGACCCTTGCCGCCTTGAACTGCCCAATCCCATATAAATCGAGTGAACCCAACATTTTCCTTCGACATCCAAAAAACATAGATCGTGTACCCCGCCTCAGTCGCCCCCTTGTCATCAACGGCAAAGCTGACTTCAACAAGATTGGTTGCTGTCACCAGAGTAGAACGAGCCGGGTCTTCCCATAAAAAACGGGGCTCATCGGCCAGCACGCCATTACAGCCGAAACAAAGGATAAGGAAGTAGACGAACTTCATCGTGGTCACATCACCACCTTATTCGCGCAATCACTTCCGAATCTCGGCGGAGCGGGCGTGGGCCTCGAGCTGTTCCAGGCGGGCGAGGGCGGCGATGAGGGGGGCAGCTTTGCGGATCGCGGCCTTGCTGTATTCGATGTGGCTGACCCGCTTGTAGAACTGGTCGATGGTCAATCCGGCGAACGACTTGCCCGCGCCGCCGGTCGGCAGGGTGTGGCTGGGGCCGGAGAGGTAATCGCCTGCAGCGACGGGGGAGTTCTCCCCGATGAAGACGGCCCCGGCGTTCCGGATCTTCGGCGCGAGGGCGGCGGCCTTCTTGACGAAGAGGGAGAGATGCTCAGGCGCATAAGCCTCCGCGAGGGCGACGGCCTCGGCGAGGGTCTGGGTGCGGACGAAGAGGGCGTTCCGCGCCAGGACGGCATCGAGGAAGTTCCGCCGAGGGAGGAGCGGGAGCTGCCGTTCGATCGCCGCCACCACGCCGGAGAGGAGCTTGTCCGAGGGGGTGAAGAAGACGATGCGGCTGTGGGAGCCGTGCTCGGCCTGGGCAAGGAGGTCGGCGGCGATGAAGTCGGCGCGGGCCGGCTCCTCCGCGACGACGGCGATCTCGCTCGGTCCCGGGAGGAGGTCGACGGCGACGGCGCCGATGACCTGCCGCTTCGCCTCGACGACGAAGCCGTTGCCGGGGCCGAAGATCTTCTCGACGCGGGCGATGGTCTTCGTCCCGTAGGCGAGGGCGGCGATGGCGTGGGCTCCGCCGACCTGGTAGATCTCCGTCGCGCCCGAGGCGCGGAGGGCGTAGTGGAGGTGCTTGTTCACCGGGGGCGGCGTGCAGACGACGATCTCCTTCACCCCGGCCGCCTTGGCGATGCCGACGGTCATGAGGGCGGTGGAGACGAGGGGGGCGGTGCCGCCGGGGACGTAGATGCCGACGCGCTGGAAGGGATGGTAGACCTCGCCGACGCGGGCCCCTTCCTGGTTGCGGAGGGTCCGGTTCTTCGGGATGCCGCCCTTGGAGAAGGCGACGATGTTCTTCAGCGAGTAGGCGCAGAGGCGGACGACCTCGGCGGAGACCTTCGGGGCGGGACCGGAAAGGCGGAGGGTGCGCGGGGTGAGGACGACGTTGTCGAACTTCCGCGTCAGGTTGACGAGGCCCGCGTCGCCCTCGGCGCGGATGCGGCCGATGATCTCGGCGACGGCGAGGGAGAGGCTCCGCTCGGGCTCGGCGAAGCGGTTCAGGGAGCGGAGCTCCGAGGCGTCCTTCGGGTTGCGCGTGTCGAGGAGGCGGAAGGGAATCGCGTCGATTCCGGTTCCGATGCGGGCTTTGCTCATGGGTTCCTTCCTGGGTGCTTCACTGGACAAGACAAGCCCGTCGGGAGATCGGGCGGGGACGCCGCCCTACTCCCATTCGATCGTGGCGGGCGGCTTGGAGGAAATGTCGTAGGCGACGCGGTTCACGCCGCGGACCTCGTTGATGATCCGGCTCGAGATCCGGCCGAGGAGGTCGTGGGGCAGGTGGACCCAGTTCGCGGTCATCCCGTCCTGGCTCTGGACGACACGGACGACGACGGTGTAGTCGTAGGTCCGCTCGTCGCCCATGACGCCGACGCTGCGGCAGGGAAGGAGGA from Verrucomicrobium sp. GAS474 encodes the following:
- the hisD gene encoding histidinol dehydrogenase, whose amino-acid sequence is MSKARIGTGIDAIPFRLLDTRNPKDASELRSLNRFAEPERSLSLAVAEIIGRIRAEGDAGLVNLTRKFDNVVLTPRTLRLSGPAPKVSAEVVRLCAYSLKNIVAFSKGGIPKNRTLRNQEGARVGEVYHPFQRVGIYVPGGTAPLVSTALMTVGIAKAAGVKEIVVCTPPPVNKHLHYALRASGATEIYQVGGAHAIAALAYGTKTIARVEKIFGPGNGFVVEAKRQVIGAVAVDLLPGPSEIAVVAEEPARADFIAADLLAQAEHGSHSRIVFFTPSDKLLSGVVAAIERQLPLLPRRNFLDAVLARNALFVRTQTLAEAVALAEAYAPEHLSLFVKKAAALAPKIRNAGAVFIGENSPVAAGDYLSGPSHTLPTGGAGKSFAGLTIDQFYKRVSHIEYSKAAIRKAAPLIAALARLEQLEAHARSAEIRK
- the hisB gene encoding imidazoleglycerol-phosphate dehydratase HisB; translated protein: MSKKAPARPSKPSRRASLTRKTAETDIRLSLDLDGSGKSKISTGVPFFDHMLTLLAKHAVIDLDLHVKGDIEVDFHHTVEDTGIALGQAINKALGDRSGIRRYGFFYLPMDETLVRVALDFSGRPLVVFKVPKNAPLIRLKAGDFPAQLTEEFLRGLAQHAGLTLHVEVLYTSEVHHLIEGVFKGLAKALDVAMSRDPRVKGVPSTKGTL
- the hisH gene encoding imidazole glycerol phosphate synthase subunit HisH translates to MIGIIDYGMGNLRSVEKALESVGAKTRFITGTSGLDGLTGLVLPGVGAFTDCVGNLRATGLWEPIKEWIAADKPFFGICLGYQMLFEGSEEGPDIEGLGVFKGKVVRFPKTDLKVPQMGWNEVTIVRPSLFTEGVVTGDHVYFVHSFYPAPEDPGIVAMTTEYGLSFASAVGKGNLFATQFHPEKSQRVGLKLLSNFAKLAS
- a CDS encoding acyltransferase — translated: MNVPEPLPSPLPKEKGAGSGAGGRMVYLDALRGIAAVVVVFHHFFCLFDWGLIEGTAATSRLGFEPGIAVTPFNLLYQGSGMVEVFFVLSGYVLVSAFYGAPTFLGALARRYVRLAGVVFCACLFGWLLIALNLDFAGTILAQSHSPYQGGTDRVIPHLGVGELLREAFFNAFFKRDDPHQYLGGVLWTMPTEFFGSVMILAVMLLFRRSARAGMLFLGLLTVAWFGYSVFFMLVGTWLGLASRSCRFASLPLFGHAARRIALFVLALYLLSFPSTADPGAGYRFLLFDLGRFFSIPHFFPPIDAALFWRGIGAVLLVSVALASSRMQAVLNRFGFLGKISFPLYLTHAPVLFLVGAGGYLELRPLLPGGTVTALAVFPFFLLSALLVAWLGYLYVEKPTLRLSRDVGEKVDTLLLRGWVQSGKTT
- the hisA gene encoding 1-(5-phosphoribosyl)-5-[(5-phosphoribosylamino)methylideneamino]imidazole-4-carboxamide isomerase → MIIFPAIDLLEGQVVRLEQGRKEARTVYGDDPAAFAKSWKDQGAEALHVVDLDGAFTGRPANLDHVRKIVAAMGNVPVELGGGLRDEETIAAALDTGVTRVILGTKACESIAFVEKVVARFGGAKIAAGIDAKDGKVAVKGWTEKSEHDAIPLARKLEAAGVGLIIYTDISTDGMFTGPNYPALNDLLAAVKVPVIASGGIGTVDHIRKLREIPSLYGAIVGKALYDGKVTLGEIL